A section of the Chryseobacterium ginsenosidimutans genome encodes:
- a CDS encoding M23 family metallopeptidase, translated as MKNFLSSKSNVNILLGLLLLIVFAQGIFIAKLYSSKDDKNYEVNLVKINTEKDSVDYLKMKTDLTLVDQTVAQLNSFLKSKDVTNEKVMMLSKDSISNSIYLAKQANRYSQYLIDLQNKLMQVPLGMPTEGYISSNFGIRKNPIPFKTVFASVKSNAGNTAKPTAVVAAPEVKAEPVERIIEVTDSYGEKRQVKVMVTPKVASSAVPASTTASKTVATNTSNKPTEKNNAPAEADQMQFHKGLDIAVPFGSDVIATAAGTVIFSGQKGGYGNCVIVSHGNGLATLYGHLSQLVAKVNDKIKVGQVIAKSGNSGRSTGPHLHYEVHKNNTPVNPKLFMNL; from the coding sequence ATGAAGAATTTTCTAAGCAGCAAAAGCAACGTAAACATCCTTCTGGGATTACTTTTACTAATCGTTTTTGCACAAGGCATTTTCATTGCAAAATTGTACTCTTCAAAAGATGACAAAAATTATGAAGTGAACCTTGTAAAAATAAACACTGAAAAAGACAGTGTAGATTATCTAAAAATGAAAACAGATCTTACTTTGGTAGATCAAACTGTAGCACAGCTTAATTCGTTCTTAAAATCTAAAGACGTAACAAACGAAAAAGTGATGATGCTAAGCAAAGACAGTATTTCAAATTCTATTTATCTGGCAAAACAGGCAAACCGATACAGCCAATATTTAATAGATCTTCAGAACAAGCTAATGCAGGTTCCTTTGGGAATGCCGACTGAAGGATATATTTCTTCAAATTTCGGAATCAGAAAAAATCCAATTCCTTTTAAAACCGTTTTTGCTTCTGTAAAATCTAACGCAGGAAACACAGCAAAACCAACAGCTGTTGTAGCGGCTCCTGAAGTAAAAGCCGAACCTGTGGAAAGAATTATCGAAGTAACAGACAGCTATGGAGAAAAAAGACAGGTAAAAGTAATGGTAACGCCGAAAGTTGCAAGTTCAGCTGTCCCGGCTTCTACTACCGCATCAAAAACTGTTGCAACTAATACATCTAATAAACCTACCGAAAAAAACAATGCACCAGCGGAGGCTGATCAAATGCAATTCCATAAAGGATTGGATATTGCCGTTCCTTTTGGTTCTGATGTTATTGCTACAGCTGCCGGAACTGTAATTTTTTCAGGTCAAAAAGGTGGTTACGGAAACTGTGTGATTGTTTCTCACGGAAATGGCTTGGCAACACTCTACGGACATTTATCGCAGTTGGTTGCTAAAGTCAATGATAAGATAAAAGTGGGTCAGGTGATTGCAAAATCCGGTAATTCGGGACGTTCCACAGGACCTCATCTTCATTATGAAGTACATAAAAATAATACTCCGGTTAATCCGAAGTTGTTTATGAATCTGTAA
- a CDS encoding NAD(P)-dependent oxidoreductase, with product MKKVAVIGATGFVGKQVVNELSNRGYEVNAIARDSSKVEAKDNVNAINADVNNMEEFAKVLEGNDAVISTFNAGWTNPNLYDDFLNGSINIEKAVEKSGVKRFITVGGAGSLFIEGNQLVDGPDFPAEIKPGATAARDYLNKIKENNTLDWTFFSPAIEMHQGTAGIRTGKYRTALENPVFDENGRSILSVEDVAVALVDELEQNNHIRQRFTAAY from the coding sequence ATGAAAAAAGTAGCAGTAATCGGAGCGACAGGTTTCGTAGGAAAACAAGTCGTTAACGAATTGTCAAACAGAGGGTATGAAGTTAATGCCATCGCAAGAGACAGCTCAAAAGTCGAAGCAAAAGACAATGTAAATGCAATTAACGCAGATGTAAATAATATGGAAGAATTTGCAAAAGTTTTGGAAGGAAATGATGCCGTAATAAGTACCTTCAATGCAGGCTGGACAAATCCGAATTTGTATGATGATTTCTTAAACGGATCAATAAACATCGAAAAAGCAGTTGAAAAATCTGGTGTAAAAAGATTCATTACCGTTGGAGGAGCGGGGAGTTTATTTATTGAAGGAAACCAATTGGTTGATGGCCCTGACTTTCCGGCAGAGATTAAACCGGGAGCAACTGCTGCCAGAGATTATTTAAATAAAATCAAAGAAAATAATACACTTGACTGGACATTCTTCAGCCCTGCAATAGAAATGCATCAGGGAACTGCAGGAATAAGAACCGGAAAATACAGAACCGCATTGGAAAATCCTGTATTCGATGAAAACGGAAGAAGTATTCTTTCTGTGGAAGATGTTGCTGTGGCTTTGGTTGATGAATTAGAACAGAATAATCATATCCGTCAGCGTTTTACGGCAGCTTACTAA
- a CDS encoding Rrf2 family transcriptional regulator, with product MSNTRFATALHIMTLLAKFPQEWLTSDWIAGSINVNPVIVRKELSELRAAGLITSRLGKDGGTKLSKNAEEIKISDIYTAVKNNEVLGKKNQKPNPACSVGKEINNHLSMLFEQTDLLVKSFLGDKSLQEFTDQFE from the coding sequence ATGAGCAATACTAGATTCGCAACAGCGCTACATATTATGACATTACTGGCAAAATTTCCTCAAGAGTGGCTCACTTCTGATTGGATCGCAGGAAGTATTAATGTAAATCCTGTTATTGTCCGTAAAGAATTAAGTGAATTGCGTGCTGCAGGTTTAATTACAAGTAGATTAGGAAAAGATGGTGGAACTAAACTTTCAAAAAATGCAGAAGAAATTAAAATTTCGGACATCTATACAGCGGTAAAAAACAATGAAGTTTTAGGCAAAAAAAACCAGAAACCAAATCCTGCCTGTTCGGTAGGAAAGGAGATTAATAATCATCTTTCTATGCTTTTTGAGCAGACTGATTTGTTGGTGAAAAGCTTTTTAGGAGATAAATCTTTGCAGGAATTCACAGATCAATTTGAATAA